One Microbacterium sp. zg-B96 genomic region harbors:
- a CDS encoding biotin carboxylase N-terminal domain-containing protein translates to MDAPLFQTVLVANRGEIARRIIRTLRRLGIRSVAVYSDADAGAPHVREADVAVRIGPAAAAASYLNAVAVVTAARDTGAQAVHPGYGFLSENADFARACTDAGLVFIGPGEHALRVMGDKIRAKEHVAGHGVPVVPGLSAAGMTDAAIIAAATAQGFPLLVKPSAGGGGKGMQVVADAAALPDALAAARRVATAAFGDDTLLLERLIERPRHIEVQVLADAHGAVVHLGERECSLQRRHQKVIEEAPSPAVDEATRQRLGEAACRAAASVGYRGAGTVEFLMAADRPEEFFFIEMNTRLQVEHPVTELITGVDLVAEQLRVAAGLPLAFRQDEVRLTGHAIEARVYAENPARGFLPATGEVVAWRAAEGVRVDGAVETGSVVTADYDPMIAKVIAHAADRAQALERLDAALAETVVLGVDTNIAFLRSLLARPAVRAGDLDTHVIDAMPAVVAPAPSVRALAAAAAFLETPAPPDASPWHRGDGWRLGGRHEPRQHVFQTEAGQLVAASAAPIDGATVARDADGDVWVHSGGETQRLRPVPRREASRRRRARRSHTEAPAEPHVRAALPGTVVAVHTEDGARVASGARLVTIEAMKMEHTVTAPHDGVARILVAIGAQVRRDEVLAEMHDIPEEDTP, encoded by the coding sequence CGGCATCCGCTCGGTCGCCGTCTACAGCGACGCCGACGCCGGTGCACCCCATGTGCGTGAGGCCGATGTCGCCGTGCGCATCGGGCCCGCCGCCGCGGCGGCGTCGTACCTGAACGCGGTCGCCGTCGTGACCGCGGCCCGCGACACCGGGGCGCAGGCCGTGCACCCCGGGTACGGGTTCCTCTCCGAGAACGCCGACTTCGCCCGGGCGTGCACCGACGCCGGCCTGGTGTTCATCGGCCCCGGGGAGCACGCGCTGCGGGTGATGGGCGACAAGATCCGCGCCAAGGAGCACGTCGCCGGACACGGGGTGCCCGTCGTCCCCGGGCTCAGCGCCGCGGGGATGACGGATGCCGCCATCATCGCGGCCGCGACGGCGCAAGGGTTTCCGCTGCTGGTGAAGCCGTCGGCCGGCGGCGGCGGCAAGGGGATGCAGGTCGTCGCGGATGCCGCCGCGCTCCCCGACGCGCTCGCCGCGGCCCGCCGCGTGGCCACCGCCGCGTTCGGAGACGACACGCTGCTGCTGGAGCGGCTCATCGAGCGTCCCCGTCACATCGAGGTGCAGGTGCTCGCCGACGCGCACGGCGCGGTCGTGCACCTCGGCGAGCGCGAGTGCTCACTGCAGCGCCGGCACCAGAAGGTGATCGAGGAGGCCCCGTCACCCGCCGTCGACGAAGCCACCCGGCAGCGCCTCGGTGAGGCGGCGTGCCGGGCCGCGGCGAGCGTCGGCTACCGCGGGGCGGGCACGGTGGAGTTCCTCATGGCGGCAGACCGGCCGGAGGAGTTCTTCTTCATCGAGATGAACACGCGGCTGCAGGTGGAGCACCCGGTGACCGAGCTCATCACCGGGGTGGACCTCGTCGCCGAACAGCTGCGGGTGGCGGCGGGCCTGCCGCTGGCGTTCCGGCAGGACGAGGTGCGCCTGACAGGACACGCGATCGAGGCGCGCGTGTACGCCGAGAACCCGGCACGCGGGTTCCTGCCCGCCACCGGCGAGGTGGTCGCCTGGCGGGCGGCCGAGGGCGTGCGGGTCGATGGGGCGGTGGAGACCGGATCGGTCGTCACCGCCGATTACGACCCGATGATCGCGAAGGTCATCGCCCACGCCGCCGACCGGGCCCAGGCCCTGGAGCGCTTGGATGCCGCGCTCGCCGAGACGGTCGTGCTCGGCGTGGACACCAACATCGCGTTCCTGCGGTCGCTGCTGGCCCGGCCCGCCGTGCGCGCCGGGGACCTCGACACCCACGTCATCGACGCGATGCCGGCGGTGGTCGCTCCCGCCCCGTCCGTCCGCGCGCTGGCCGCGGCGGCCGCGTTCCTGGAGACACCCGCGCCGCCGGATGCATCGCCCTGGCACCGCGGCGACGGCTGGCGCCTCGGGGGCAGGCACGAGCCGCGACAGCACGTGTTCCAGACCGAGGCGGGGCAGCTCGTCGCGGCATCCGCTGCTCCCATCGACGGCGCCACGGTCGCCCGCGACGCCGACGGCGATGTGTGGGTGCACTCCGGCGGCGAGACCCAGCGGCTGCGACCGGTGCCCCGCCGTGAGGCATCGCGACGGCGCCGTGCGCGGCGCTCGCACACCGAAGCACCCGCCGAACCGCATGTGCGGGCGGCGCTGCCGGGAACGGTGGTCGCGGTGCACACCGAGGACGGCGCGCGGGTGGCATCCGGCGCCCGCCTCGTGACGATCGAAGCCATGAAGATGGAGCACACCGTGACCGCGCCACACGACGGCGTGGCACGGATCCTCGTCGCCATCGGCGCGCAGGTGCGCCGCGACGAGGTGCTCGCCGAGATGCACGACATCCCCGAGGAGGACACGCCATGA